CTGACCGGACGCGTCCACATTCCCGCGGATTTCCTGCATTCCCTCCAAGCGAAGGATACGAAACGTGTAAGTTCCCGCTTTCGGCACGACCGCGTCGAAGTATCCTTCCGCATCGGTTTTGTAGAATTTTTTGGTTTCGAACAGAAGAACGTTCGCTTTCGATTCTCCTTGGCCCTTTTGTCTGGAAAACAAACGTCCCTTAAACGCGACTTCGGCGAAAATATCCGCCGGTGCAAGTGCCAGCAAGAGAAGGATTTTGAGACCGAGCCGTTTCATGGGGTTAAGGAACCTTGGGGGTGACGTAGAAGTCCTTGAAGTTCGTGTACCACGGAATATTTCCCGCCGGTTGATCGACATAAATGAGAAGACATGCGATCGGATAACTGACAAAGGGGCAATCCGATTTCGTGATGGCTATGGTGCAGAGATCTAGGTTTCTCTTCTGGATGTCCCCGATCGCGATCGGAAAAGGTGTAGGTATCGGAGTTCCGCATTTTCGGGAAAGATATTCCGCGGCCGCATAAATTTGGCTATTGGAATCTCCTTGGGAAACCAGATCTTGGCGAACGCAATTCCCGCAAACGAAGAATAATGTTGCGCAGAAGATCCGACCCAGAAGCGAGGATCCCGTCATTTTATTTCCTCGTCACTCGGAGGAGCTCCCACCACCATGCCTTTTACTTTCAATATGCTGACGGTTCCGACCGGAAAGAAAAGATGAGTTTCGTGCCAGTACCTGACTTTGACGAGGGATTTTCCGCCGGGAATTTTCCGAACGGCTTCGCTTAACGCGTAGTCCATATTGATGGGGTTCGTGACAGGGATGAGTCCGAACAGAAAGAATGCGGAGCTTTCTCCGGTGGAGATGCCTAACTCGTCATAGTCCGTACTTCTGACGATGGTGGCGGAGTCCATCAGTTGGATTTCTCGAACCCTTCCTCCGACTTCCGTTCGGGAGAATGTTCCGGAACATGCCCCCAAAATAGCAAGGGTAGCGCCGAATATCGCGAAGTTCGCATATCGATTCATAAAAAAGAGAAATCAACGTCCTCTTCGTTTCGGTTCCGTCGTATTCGGAATCGGAGCGATCGGAGTCGCATCGAAGCGAACAGCTTCCGCCGAAATGTGCAACCGATTCACCGTTAAAAAGCCGATTATGAATTTGTCCGTCCAATAACGTAGATTGATAAGAGCGTCCGCTTCTTTTTCTTTTTGGAGCTCCTCTAGTAAAGCGTCGATGGGAGGGGTTTTTAAAGGGATGCCTATGATCGCGATATCGAACGTAACCCAATACTTCCTTCCTTCCACAGGCCCGAGGACGGTATACTTTTTATCCGCCATAGGCACTGTGCTTGTGGAAAGGCCCGCGCTTGCCGTCGCGCAGGAGTAGAGAATTCCGAGAAAAAGTGATAAAATGATCGCCTTGAAAGACGGAAAAGACATTCGTTTTGGCATCCTTAGAAACAACCGACCCGGGTCTATGAAAAGCCGGAACCCGTCTAGGTTCCAATTTTTCTCATTCGTCTAAACGGCCCGGGAAGAAATATTTTCCAAGAAAAAATTTCCCGGAAGGGTCCGAGACAAAGCTTTTTATTCGCGTAAAACGGTTAAACATTAAATTATTTTTCGAGCGGAAACTATCAGACGAACGATGTCTATCGCAATTCCGGGTTCTCGGGACGGAAGATATATTATAAAATTATAATTTTATTTATTTTCCCTTTCGATAAAGATCGAGCAGATTTCTTGCCGCTTTCAGCGAACTGATTCCGCCTTCCGTCACCTTTTGTTCCGCCTCGGAATATCTCGTTCCCGTCTTTTCTCGGAAGTCCTCCACGAGCAAGGATTGCACGGATTCATGCAGCCAATACTTGGCCTGTTCTTTTCTATTCTTCCGGAAATAACCGTTGGAAGTAACGGTTTCCACGTATTCCAGAATTTCCTTCCAAAGCTCGGAAATTCCCTTTCCTGTTAATGCGGAGCAGGCCAATACGTTCGTAGGAACTCCGGATTCGTGCGGAGGGAGAAAATGGATCGCCGAAAGAGTTTCCGCCTTGGCTCGTTCCGCGTGGGAAGCGTTTTCCCCGTCCGCTTTCGTAATGGCGATCAGATCGGCCATTTCCATGATTCCTCGTTTGATTCCTTGCAGTTCGTCTCCCGCTCCGGCGATGAGAAGTAGCAGGAAAAGATCCGTCATGGAATGTACCGCCGTTTCGGATTGGCCCACTCCTACGGTTTCAATTAAAATCGTATCGTAGCCGGCGGCTTCGCAGAGAAAAACGGTTTCTCTCGTTTTGCGCGCCACTCCGCCTAGGGATTCTCCCGACGGACTAGGACGTATGAACGCTTCTTCTTTTCGGGAAAGGGTCTCCATTCTGGTTTTGTCACCTAGAATGGAACCCTTGGAAATTTGGGAAGTCGGGTCCACGGTTAAGACAGCCAATCGCCTTCCGTTTTGGATGAGTAGGTTTCCGAAGGATTCTATGAACGTACTCTTTCCTACGCCCGGAATTCCGGTGATTCCGATCCGGATACTTTTGCCGGAATGAGGAAGGCATTGTTCGATCACTTGTTCCGCGAGATCCTGGTGTGCGGGCAAAGTACTTTCCACCAAAGTGATCGCGCGGCTGAGTAAAACCCGGTCTCCATTGAGAATTCCTTGAACGAAGGTTTCCGCGCTCGGCAGGACTTTCCGCGGTCCGCTTCCTCTCAGAAAGCGCCCTTCGTTTTTGGCCGGTTCCGACACGGATTTCAGACGCTCTCGGTCGCCTTGATGAGAAGTTCCAGGATGTCCACTCCTGCTTTCGAAATTTTCGTTCCAGGTCCGAAGATCCCGTTCACTCCCGCTTTGTACAGGAAATCGTAATCTTGTTGCGGGATGACTCCGCCGGCGATGACTAGAATATCTTCCCTTCCTAGGCGTTTTAATTCCTGGATCACTTGCGGAACCAGGGTTTTGTGTCCGGCAGCTAGGCTGGAAACTCCGAGGACGTGCACGTCGTTTTCCACGGCTTGCTTGGCGGCTTCGGCAGGGGTTTGGAAGAGGGGACCTATATCGACGTCGAAACCCATGTCGGCAAAACTTGTGGAAATGACTTTTGCCCCTCTATCATGCCCGTCTTGTCCCATTTTTGCGACCATGATTCTGGGCCTTCTACCTTCCAACTTGGCGAATCGTTCGGAGAGTTCCTTGGCCTTTTTGAAGTCGGGGTCGTCCATAATCTCCTCCGAATACACTCCTGTGATGGAATGAGTCACGGCTTTGTAGCGGCCGAAGACTTTTTCCATCGCGAACGAAATCTCTCCCAGAGTGGCTCTTTTGCGCGCGGCGTCTACGGCCAACTCCAGGAGGTTGCCGGGCTCTCCTCCCGCGCATTTCGTGATCGCGTCTAGGGCGGATTGAACCGCGGCAGAATCCCTGTTTTTCTTGAGTTCGTTCAGTTTCCTGATCTGGGATTCCCGGACGACAGTATTATCTATATCTAATATTTCTAAAGGCTTTTCCTGGTTCGGGCGATAACGATTGATTCCTACGATCACGTCCCGCCCGGAATCGATCCGAGCCTGTTTTCTCGCCGCGGCTTCCTCTATCCTCATTTTAGGGATTCCCGTCTCGATCGCTTTGGCGATTCCGCCTAGCTTTTCCACTTCTTGAATGAGTTCCCATGCGCGGTGTGTCAGATCGTTCGTGAGAGCCTCGACATAAAAAGAACCTCCCCACGGATCCACGACCCTATGGATATTCGTCTCTTCCTGGAGATAGATCTGAGTGTTCCTTGCGATCCTGGCGGAAAAATCCGTGGGTAACGCGATGGCTTCGTCTAAAGCGTTCGTGTGCAGGGATTGCGTGTGACCCAGAGCTGCGGCCAATGCTTCTATACAGGTTCTGGCCACGTTGTTGAACGGATCCTGCTCGGTTAGGCTCCAACCGGAAGTCTGACAATGGGTACGGAGCGCTAAAGACTTACTGTTTTTGGGCTGGAACCCTTTTACGATCTTGGCCCAAAGCAGACGACCCGCCCGCATTTTTGCGATCTCCATAAAATGGTTCATTCCGATCGCCCAAAAAAAAGAAAGGCGAGGCGCAAAACTGTCCACGTCCATCCCGGCTTTGATGCCGGTTCTGAGATATTCCAATCCGTCGGCGAGAGTGTAGGCCAATTCCAAATCGGCTGTTGCCCCGGCTTCCTGCATGTGGTAGCCCGAAATCGAGATGGAATTGAATTTCGGCATGTACTTCGTGGTGTACTGAAAAATATCCGCGATGATCCTCATCGATGGAGCGGGGGGATAAATGTACGTATTCCGCACCATGAATTCTTTGAGAATGTCGTTTTGGATCGTTCCGGAAAGGAGTTCCGGTTTGACTCCTTGTTCCTCCGCGGCCACGATATAAAAGGCCAAAGTGGGAATCACTGCGCCGTTCATCGTCATGGAAACGGACATCTGGTCCAAAGGGATTTGGTCGAATAGAACCTTCATGTCCAGGACGGAGTCGATCGCCACTCCGGCTTTCCCCACATCGCCCACGACTCTTTCGTGGTCCGAATCGTAGCCCCTGTGCGTCGCCAAGTCGAACGCGACGGAAAGACCTTTCTGTCCTGCTGCGAGGTTTCTTCTATAGAATGCGTTGGATTCCTCTGCTGTGGAAAAGCCAGCATACTGGCGGATTGTCCAAGGCTGTTGGGTGTACATCGTGGAATATGGTCCTCTTAAAAAAGGAGGAATTCCTGCGGCATATTCCAGGTGATCCAGGGATTTTGCATCTTCCGGCAGATAGACCGGTTTGACCGGGATTTTTTCCGGAGTTTGCCAAAAGGCGGATTTCAGATCGGAAAGACCCAGTTCGTCTAGAGCTTCTTTGGACCAATCCTCTACATTTTCCTTCCGATAGGAATGCTTGAGAGAAGAATCGAATACGGGTCGCTTCATTGGATTCCTAACCTTTTTTGGAGATCGGTCAAAGTGTCGAGTAGATTGGATAGGATGTGTAGAAAGCCCTGCACGCCCAAGGCTTCCAAATCGGATTTGGAATCTTTCGGAAGCCCGGCGACGAGTGGGATCGGCCCGCTTTTTCCGTCCGAACCGGAAAGGATTTCCTGGGCCCATTTCAGAACTTCTTCGTCGGAGGAACAAAATACTAGGGCGTCCGGTTTCTCCTTTCGGATTCCTTCCTTCACGTCTTCCACAGTCTCGTAGCTTCCCGGATCGATTACGTTGAATCCCCCGCATCCTAAAAAGTTCAGGGCAAAGATGGCACGAGCCTTTTTCATTTTCAGGTCTCCTACCGGGAGGAGGAGAATTTTGGAACTTCTTCCGTTTTTCTTTTCCCATTCCTCCGTGCGAAGTCGTATGGTTTCGACGGCATCTCCGACGAAATATTCGGGAATCGCAGTGCAGGTCCATTCTCCCGGCTTGGGTTCCACGGAACCCATAAAAAAGGATTTGTTCAGTTTCCCGCTTGCGATCTTGTCCTGAACGTTCGGGTATTGGGTTGTTCCAAGAGAGATTTCTTTTCTAGTAGCGTAATTTTCTTCCTTTCTTTTCCGGGAATTCGAAATCCTTTCCTGGATTTTCCCGGATTGTAAAGACGCGAGAAATCCGCCCTCCGCTTCGATTTCGCAGAAGATTTTCCAGGCTTCGTCCGCGATCGAATCGGTCAATTTTTCCAGATAGTAGGAACCCGAGGCAGGATCCACGACCTTTCCAAGATGGGATTCGTGCCTCATCAAAAGCTGTACGTTTCTCGCGATCCGTAAAGAAAAGGAATCCGCAGGCTGGAGAAGGTGATCGAAGGGAAGAACACTGATCACTTCCGCACCTCCGATGGCGGCGGCCATGGCTTCTGTAGTCGCACGAAGCATGTTATTGTAAACGTCGTAGACTCCGTAATTGTACTTCGCCGTTTCCGCAGAGAGAAAAGGAAGCGATGTCTCTCCGGAGTCGGAAGAATAGGCTTGGAAAATCCGGGACCAAAGAGTTCTCGCTGCTCGGAACTTGGCGATCTCCAAGAAGTAATCCGGTCCTACGACGAACTGCAGGATCATCTGGGAATTCACTGTCTCCGGTTTTAACCCCGCTTCCGAGAGTAGAAAGAGATATTCGGATCCGAGAGCCAGAGTGAATGCGAGTTCCTCTACGATTTCGGAGCCGCTATCCCGGAACGTGGAGGAATGGATCGTAAGGCCTCTGAAATTCGGCCAGGTCGCGGCATACTCTTCCAAAATCGGTTTGAGCGCTTGGATTCCATGTCCACCCGAATGGCCATGACGAGATAGGATCCGAAGCGGGTCGTAACCGAGTCCTCCAACCAGGGGTTTGATTTTCGGCAACCATTTGTGGATCAAGGGAGAAGTTTCTTCCGCGACGAAATGCAAGGTAACGTCTTGGAAGGGAAGTTCCTCCAATAAGAATTCCAAATCTTCCTTTCTCTTCAGAGGAATTCCTCTTCTACCGGAAGTGGAGTTTTCGATGACGAATCCGATGGAATCGACTCCGTTGGACACGCTTTCCGCCGCTAATTTTTTCGCGGTAGATAAATCCGGAGAATCTATATCCTGGCGGATGTTCCATTCGTTGGTCAGTTTCCGGGTGGAACGAGTATAAGGAAAAGTTCCGGGAAGGTTTTGCACGGACCAATCCAGATCCGCCAAATTTTCTTTTCTATAAAACGGTTGGACTTTGAAGCCCTCTCCCGTTTCCCACACGAGCTTTTTTTCGAAATCGGCTCCTTTCAGATCCTTTAGAATCTGATTCTTCCAATCTTCCGTTGAAACCGGGGGAAATTCGCTAAAGAGTTTTTCGGACATTTTCATATTCTCTTCTTTTTCAGAAAAGATTCTCCTTCTAGGGAATTAGTGAAATCCTTCATGTAAAGTCTAAAAAAGCCGTTTCAGGTCCCTTTTTTCGTGGATAGATAATGAGGAAGGGAAAGCAAAACGGCAAGAGTTAAGGTGCCCACGATTACGAAAAGGGAAACCTCTATCGAAACGTGTATTTCCCGTCCGAACGCCCACTTGGAGAAGAGCGGAAGCAGGAGCTTGATCCCTACGAACGCTAGAAGTAACGAGACCCCTTTTTTGAGATGTACGAATAATTCCATGACCCCACCTAAGAGAAAGAACAAGGATCGTAAGCCAAGTATCGCAAATACGTTGGAAGTATAGATGACGAAACTGTCCTGGGTGATGGAGAAAATCGCGGGAATCGAATCTACTGCGAACAATATATCGCTGAACTCCACTACTAAGAGAACCAAAAAGGTGGAAGTGAAGAGTTTCTTTCCGTGCTCGGTCACTAGGAATTTTTCCGGATGAGGGGAAGAAGTCATAGGAAGAAATTTTTTGGCGACTTTCAACAATTTCATTTCTTCCGGATCGAAATCCTCATCTTCATCATGGGAATACATTTTCCAGGCGGAGTACAAGAGTAGGATCCCGAAGAAATACAAGATCCATTCGAATCTCGAAACCAGTTCCGCCCCGGAAAAAATCATCGCTCCCCGGAACAGAAGCGCACCCATGATTCCCCATTTTAGAATCATCGGTTGGTACTGCTGTTGGATTCGAAATTTCGCGAAGATCATGATGAAAACGAAAAGGTTGTCCACGGAAAGGGAATATTCCAAAAGATACCCGGCCAGAAATTCCAAAGTCTTTTGTTGCGCTAGTCCCGGATTTGCGGAGTCCAAGTGGAAAACGTAAATCAAAAGAGAGAAGGTCAGCGCCAGAGAAACCCAGAACAGAGTCCAGATTGCGGATTCCCGAAGGGAAGGTTTGTGTGCGCGCTTGTTGAATACGAATAAATCCAGATAAATTAAAAGACCGACGATCGCGCCGAAAATCAGAAAAAGTGTAGAATCTTTTGGGCTAAAAGAGAGCATCGCAGAGTCCGAACCTGAAAAGTGTGGATGAAAGACAGGTTCCAACCTGAGATTGGGAAGACAATCCCAAATCCCGTCTTTCTTTTTTCCGCACGGAGGTAAAATGATCTATATCGTATATCCGATTCTTTGCCTCTTTCACTTATTCGTCGCGAACCAATGGCCTGATCTTTTCCTTTTGCATCTCGGATCCAAAATTCTTCCGATTCTCGTATTGGTCTGGGATTTTAGTGCCGACGCTCGTTGGCAAGGTAGAAGCGGGATGTGGATCGGTTGTGGACTCGTATTTTCCGCGATCGGTGATGCGATTTTAGGTTTCCCTCCGGAGTATTTCGTTTTCGGTCTGGGAAGTTTTTTACTCGCTCAACTTTCTTATGCCTGGGGATTTTCCGTCGGAAACCCCGTCCAATTGATCCGGCTTCTCCCTTTTCTGGTTTTTGGCGGAGGGTTTTCCTACTGGCTTTTTCCCTCCGTTCCGGAAGCGTTACGAATTCCCGTAGCGATTTATATTATAGCGATCGTTGCTATGGGTTGGCGGGCCGCCTCCCGAGCCTGCGAAAAGTTCGATCTTTGGTTGGGGATCGCCGGAGCGATATTTTTCATTCTCTCGGACTCTCTCATCGCTTTAGGACGTTTTACGGAAATCCGTCTGCCTTCTCACGGAGCTTGGATCATGAGCACCTATTATCTCGCCCAGTTTTTAATTTACGTTTCCACGGAAGAAGAAAGCTGATCCGAAATCGAAAAATTAGTATTGAATGCTTCCGAAATTTTTTCTAGAATTAGCAACCGGAGTAAACAGATGAGTATCAAACCCCTTAAAGAAACTACTTTCCTCGAAGCCGTTGCGGCCGCGATCCAGCACGAGAAGGACTACTTCGAGTTTTATATGGATACGTACGAAAAACTCCCGCCAGGTCGCACAAGGGAGTTGTTCGAAAAACTCGCGGAAGAAGTGGACGATCATATCAAATTCATCACGGAAATCTACGAAGATGCGGAAGGAGCCGAATTGCCGAACCTAAAGCAACTTACGGCCATCCATAAATTCCATCAGACTACGATTCAGAAATTAATGAACAAGGTGGAGCGCACCATCACCGGTTCGGGTTCCAGAGACGCTCACGAGGCGCTGGAACTGGCTATCCGAGAGGCGGAAAACTCGGTGGCTTTCTACGAGAAGTTGACCACCAAATTCTCGGATCCGAATATCAAACTTTTGTTTACTAAGTTGATGGAATATAGCCAGAACTACCAATCCCTTCTCGAAGCGGAATTGAACGCTCTGGATCAGACTCATTCGGGACGGGGCGCCTTTTTTTGGGACGAGCAAGCCGAGGAAGTGGCAAAGGCGGTGGACCAGCCGGTAAAGGGAACGAAGTCCGTTAAATCCGTCGGACAGAAAAAAGGCGCCGCAAAGAAAGCTTCTAAAAAAGCCGCACCTAAAAAGCCTTCGGCCAAAAAGAAATCCGCTCCGGCGGCAAAGAAAAAGACGGTCGCAAAAAAAGCTTCTCCCAAGAAGAAAGCTGCCGCAAAGAAAAAACGTTAGAACGACGGAACTAGGAAGCGGAGCCGGGAATCTTTCCCGACTCCGTTTTAAAAAAGGGTTTTTCCTCCCGCACACCTCTCTCAATCTGGACCCAAGATGAAAACGAACGGCTCTCCGGATTGGTACCAAATCCAAGCTCTCTATCCCGTAAATCGGGAAATGATCTGGCTGAATAATTGCGGCACCACGCCATGCAATACGGAAACGATCCATTGGGTGGAAGAATATCTCCGGGGATATGCGGCTCACGGCGGTCAGACGAATGTAAGACGTTACGCGACGGTAAAACGAGCGATTCGTTCCATCCTCGCGGATTTATTGGGATGTTCTCCCGAGGAATTGAGCCTGATTCATCATACCAACGAAGGGATGAATTTCCTTTCCTTAGGTCTCTCTTTGCAGGAGGGGGACCAGATCCTACTTTTGGAAAACGAATATCCTTCCAATATCTATCCTTGGGAACATTGGAAAGAGAAAGGAGTGGAAATTTCTTTCGTTCCCATGTCGGAAACTCCCGAGGGATTTCTGGAGAATCTGAAGAATTCCGTCACTGCTAGGACGAGATTGGTGAGCCTTTCCGCAGTCCATTGGTGTACGGGCATGCCCTTTCCTCTGGAGGAAATCGGTGCATTTTTGGATTCCAAAGGAATCGAGTTCGTTTTGGACGGAGCTCAGGGAGTGGGGTTGTTGCCGATCCGTCCCAAGGAGATGAAGATTTCCTACATGGCGTTTCCCGCATGGAAATGGTTGTTGGGACCCTTGGGCTTAGGTGTGCTTTATGTGGCCAAGGAAAAACTGAATACTCTCCGTTTTCCGTTCAAGGGCACGGGATCTGTGATCAATGACGAAGCGTATCTTCCGTACCGCGAAGAACTAAAAGGAACCGACCGATACGAGATTTCGACGGCCAATTTTATCGACTGGGTTTATTTTCAGTCCACGTTGGAGATGTTGAGCGGGATAGGATTCCACAATTCCATGGAGAGGATTTATGAACTCGCGGATTATTTGTCGGACGGACTCCGGGAGGCCGGCTGGAAACTTGCCTCGGATCATTT
The DNA window shown above is from Leptospira fletcheri and carries:
- a CDS encoding ferritin-like domain-containing protein codes for the protein MSIKPLKETTFLEAVAAAIQHEKDYFEFYMDTYEKLPPGRTRELFEKLAEEVDDHIKFITEIYEDAEGAELPNLKQLTAIHKFHQTTIQKLMNKVERTITGSGSRDAHEALELAIREAENSVAFYEKLTTKFSDPNIKLLFTKLMEYSQNYQSLLEAELNALDQTHSGRGAFFWDEQAEEVAKAVDQPVKGTKSVKSVGQKKGAAKKASKKAAPKKPSAKKKSAPAAKKKTVAKKASPKKKAAAKKKR
- a CDS encoding TerC/Alx family metal homeostasis membrane protein, which gives rise to MLSFSPKDSTLFLIFGAIVGLLIYLDLFVFNKRAHKPSLRESAIWTLFWVSLALTFSLLIYVFHLDSANPGLAQQKTLEFLAGYLLEYSLSVDNLFVFIMIFAKFRIQQQYQPMILKWGIMGALLFRGAMIFSGAELVSRFEWILYFFGILLLYSAWKMYSHDEDEDFDPEEMKLLKVAKKFLPMTSSPHPEKFLVTEHGKKLFTSTFLVLLVVEFSDILFAVDSIPAIFSITQDSFVIYTSNVFAILGLRSLFFLLGGVMELFVHLKKGVSLLLAFVGIKLLLPLFSKWAFGREIHVSIEVSLFVIVGTLTLAVLLSLPHYLSTKKGT
- the scpA gene encoding methylmalonyl-CoA mutase yields the protein MKRPVFDSSLKHSYRKENVEDWSKEALDELGLSDLKSAFWQTPEKIPVKPVYLPEDAKSLDHLEYAAGIPPFLRGPYSTMYTQQPWTIRQYAGFSTAEESNAFYRRNLAAGQKGLSVAFDLATHRGYDSDHERVVGDVGKAGVAIDSVLDMKVLFDQIPLDQMSVSMTMNGAVIPTLAFYIVAAEEQGVKPELLSGTIQNDILKEFMVRNTYIYPPAPSMRIIADIFQYTTKYMPKFNSISISGYHMQEAGATADLELAYTLADGLEYLRTGIKAGMDVDSFAPRLSFFWAIGMNHFMEIAKMRAGRLLWAKIVKGFQPKNSKSLALRTHCQTSGWSLTEQDPFNNVARTCIEALAAALGHTQSLHTNALDEAIALPTDFSARIARNTQIYLQEETNIHRVVDPWGGSFYVEALTNDLTHRAWELIQEVEKLGGIAKAIETGIPKMRIEEAAARKQARIDSGRDVIVGINRYRPNQEKPLEILDIDNTVVRESQIRKLNELKKNRDSAAVQSALDAITKCAGGEPGNLLELAVDAARKRATLGEISFAMEKVFGRYKAVTHSITGVYSEEIMDDPDFKKAKELSERFAKLEGRRPRIMVAKMGQDGHDRGAKVISTSFADMGFDVDIGPLFQTPAEAAKQAVENDVHVLGVSSLAAGHKTLVPQVIQELKRLGREDILVIAGGVIPQQDYDFLYKAGVNGIFGPGTKISKAGVDILELLIKATESV
- a CDS encoding methylmalonyl-CoA mutase family protein, with the translated sequence MKMSEKLFSEFPPVSTEDWKNQILKDLKGADFEKKLVWETGEGFKVQPFYRKENLADLDWSVQNLPGTFPYTRSTRKLTNEWNIRQDIDSPDLSTAKKLAAESVSNGVDSIGFVIENSTSGRRGIPLKRKEDLEFLLEELPFQDVTLHFVAEETSPLIHKWLPKIKPLVGGLGYDPLRILSRHGHSGGHGIQALKPILEEYAATWPNFRGLTIHSSTFRDSGSEIVEELAFTLALGSEYLFLLSEAGLKPETVNSQMILQFVVGPDYFLEIAKFRAARTLWSRIFQAYSSDSGETSLPFLSAETAKYNYGVYDVYNNMLRATTEAMAAAIGGAEVISVLPFDHLLQPADSFSLRIARNVQLLMRHESHLGKVVDPASGSYYLEKLTDSIADEAWKIFCEIEAEGGFLASLQSGKIQERISNSRKRKEENYATRKEISLGTTQYPNVQDKIASGKLNKSFFMGSVEPKPGEWTCTAIPEYFVGDAVETIRLRTEEWEKKNGRSSKILLLPVGDLKMKKARAIFALNFLGCGGFNVIDPGSYETVEDVKEGIRKEKPDALVFCSSDEEVLKWAQEILSGSDGKSGPIPLVAGLPKDSKSDLEALGVQGFLHILSNLLDTLTDLQKRLGIQ
- a CDS encoding lysoplasmalogenase: MIYIVYPILCLFHLFVANQWPDLFLLHLGSKILPILVLVWDFSADARWQGRSGMWIGCGLVFSAIGDAILGFPPEYFVFGLGSFLLAQLSYAWGFSVGNPVQLIRLLPFLVFGGGFSYWLFPSVPEALRIPVAIYIIAIVAMGWRAASRACEKFDLWLGIAGAIFFILSDSLIALGRFTEIRLPSHGAWIMSTYYLAQFLIYVSTEEES
- a CDS encoding LIC20211 family lipoprotein — translated: MSFPSFKAIILSLFLGILYSCATASAGLSTSTVPMADKKYTVLGPVEGRKYWVTFDIAIIGIPLKTPPIDALLEELQKEKEADALINLRYWTDKFIIGFLTVNRLHISAEAVRFDATPIAPIPNTTEPKRRGR
- a CDS encoding aminotransferase class V-fold PLP-dependent enzyme, with amino-acid sequence MKTNGSPDWYQIQALYPVNREMIWLNNCGTTPCNTETIHWVEEYLRGYAAHGGQTNVRRYATVKRAIRSILADLLGCSPEELSLIHHTNEGMNFLSLGLSLQEGDQILLLENEYPSNIYPWEHWKEKGVEISFVPMSETPEGFLENLKNSVTARTRLVSLSAVHWCTGMPFPLEEIGAFLDSKGIEFVLDGAQGVGLLPIRPKEMKISYMAFPAWKWLLGPLGLGVLYVAKEKLNTLRFPFKGTGSVINDEAYLPYREELKGTDRYEISTANFIDWVYFQSTLEMLSGIGFHNSMERIYELADYLSDGLREAGWKLASDHFPDFKTGIVVAEKPGVSSEDTVNELKKKGIMCALRLGRVRFSPHIYISKEQLDRVLDLLEG
- the meaB gene encoding methylmalonyl Co-A mutase-associated GTPase MeaB — encoded protein: MKSVSEPAKNEGRFLRGSGPRKVLPSAETFVQGILNGDRVLLSRAITLVESTLPAHQDLAEQVIEQCLPHSGKSIRIGITGIPGVGKSTFIESFGNLLIQNGRRLAVLTVDPTSQISKGSILGDKTRMETLSRKEEAFIRPSPSGESLGGVARKTRETVFLCEAAGYDTILIETVGVGQSETAVHSMTDLFLLLLIAGAGDELQGIKRGIMEMADLIAITKADGENASHAERAKAETLSAIHFLPPHESGVPTNVLACSALTGKGISELWKEILEYVETVTSNGYFRKNRKEQAKYWLHESVQSLLVEDFREKTGTRYSEAEQKVTEGGISSLKAARNLLDLYRKGK